Proteins co-encoded in one Streptococcus parauberis NCFD 2020 genomic window:
- a CDS encoding amidohydrolase family protein, producing MEKIDCFAHVLLPKFKAKILEVAPAIPEQMPFINHPLLTDMEARRQAQNAGVKQILSYVNTNPEDYLDPDKAIELVQSANIELVNLVKENQDIYAGAVAMLALNNVSESVKLIKEEVATNPLIFGIQLFTRHLGQSLAHPDFKPIFQICADLDIPIWLHPVFDTRKPDNNIIFSWEYEQTQAMLQVVQARYFQEFPNLKIIVHHAGAMAPYFAERINHILPEKLAEDFRKFYVDTALLGNPKALELAVDYFGFDHVLFGTDAPLGIAPAGATVEIIQAIEELPLTEEAKDGIFQANLLQLIRGEY from the coding sequence ATGGAAAAGATTGATTGTTTTGCCCATGTCTTATTACCCAAATTTAAAGCAAAAATTTTGGAAGTGGCACCAGCTATACCAGAACAAATGCCATTTATTAATCATCCCCTCTTAACGGATATGGAAGCACGTCGTCAAGCTCAAAATGCTGGCGTTAAACAAATTCTATCTTATGTGAATACCAATCCCGAGGACTATCTTGATCCTGACAAAGCTATTGAACTTGTTCAATCAGCAAACATTGAGTTGGTAAATTTAGTCAAAGAGAATCAAGATATTTATGCTGGTGCAGTTGCCATGCTTGCTCTTAACAATGTCTCGGAATCAGTTAAGCTCATTAAAGAAGAAGTGGCAACGAATCCACTTATTTTTGGGATTCAACTTTTCACCCGACATCTGGGACAATCTCTTGCTCATCCAGATTTTAAACCAATCTTTCAAATTTGTGCAGATCTAGACATTCCCATTTGGCTTCATCCGGTCTTTGACACGCGCAAGCCAGATAATAATATCATTTTCTCTTGGGAATATGAGCAAACGCAAGCCATGCTCCAAGTGGTCCAAGCTCGTTATTTTCAAGAATTTCCCAATCTTAAAATCATCGTCCATCATGCCGGAGCTATGGCCCCCTACTTTGCGGAGCGCATCAACCATATCCTTCCAGAAAAGCTAGCCGAAGATTTCCGGAAATTCTATGTTGATACCGCTCTTCTTGGCAACCCCAAAGCATTAGAGCTAGCTGTCGACTATTTTGGCTTTGATCATGTCCTTTTTGGAACGGATGCCCCTTTAGGAATTGCTCCCGCAGGTGCAACAGTGGAGATCATCCAAGCTATTGAGGAGCTACCACTCACAGAGGAGGCCAAAGATGGCATCTTCCAAGCTAATTTGCTGCAGTTAATAAGAGGAGAGTATTGA
- a CDS encoding putative quinol monooxygenase, translated as MNQLSQAPIIRLFNLSIDPTSQYQFSAVGRENLLASLEKEEGTLFMATCHLPGQKGMKLVYEIYQDQAAYEKHVSSEHFQAFASYAGQSVRERQVISLQAELLFEKEGKKAIDTANEYSIRLAKITVKKEDACQFRDIVAIEMEKAVQVEEGVISLFAARDQSQLNQWYFFEIYQDEKAYLSHIETEHFKTYIRDAAQFVGDKQLNVLSGELVISQGGLSYQTQ; from the coding sequence ATGAATCAACTGAGCCAAGCACCAATCATCAGATTATTTAACCTGAGCATTGATCCGACAAGTCAGTACCAATTTTCAGCAGTCGGACGAGAAAATTTGCTAGCTTCTTTGGAAAAAGAAGAAGGCACACTATTTATGGCGACTTGTCATTTACCTGGTCAAAAGGGTATGAAATTGGTTTATGAAATTTATCAAGACCAAGCAGCCTATGAAAAACATGTCAGCTCTGAGCACTTTCAAGCATTTGCAAGTTATGCAGGACAGTCTGTTCGTGAGCGTCAAGTGATTAGTTTACAAGCTGAGTTACTCTTTGAAAAAGAAGGTAAAAAAGCAATTGACACTGCAAATGAATATTCAATTCGATTAGCAAAAATTACTGTAAAAAAAGAGGATGCTTGTCAGTTTCGAGATATTGTTGCTATTGAAATGGAAAAGGCTGTTCAAGTTGAAGAAGGTGTTATTTCCCTCTTTGCGGCGCGTGATCAGTCACAGTTGAATCAATGGTATTTCTTTGAAATTTATCAAGATGAGAAGGCTTACTTGTCCCATATTGAGACAGAGCATTTTAAAACCTATATTAGGGATGCTGCTCAATTTGTTGGTGATAAACAGTTAAATGTTCTTTCAGGAGAATTAGTAATTAGTCAAGGCGGCTTATCCTATCAAACACAATAA
- the recX gene encoding recombination regulator RecX produces the protein MKISKIEKKKRLYLVEMDDSEKLYVTEDTIVRFMLSKGMTITADQLRQIQEFAHYSHGKNLALYHISFQVRTKNEVKKYLEKHEIDSATIEQVITDLEKDKWLDDRKYVESYVRQNELNGDKGPMILKQKLMQKGISSHYIDQELQNNDFTEIADKVANKIIKKFQGKLPPKALQDKLTQQMVSKGFSFDQIKSVKATFDFNEYDDNTDDLLAKELEKAYRKYSRKYDGYDLKQRLFQALYRKGFDSDDINRELREYL, from the coding sequence ATGAAAATCAGTAAAATTGAAAAGAAAAAACGTTTATACTTAGTTGAGATGGATGACTCTGAGAAATTGTATGTTACAGAAGATACGATTGTTCGCTTTATGCTCAGTAAAGGGATGACCATCACTGCTGACCAATTAAGACAAATCCAAGAATTCGCTCACTATTCACACGGAAAGAACTTAGCGCTATATCATATTTCATTCCAAGTGAGAACAAAAAATGAAGTCAAAAAATATCTCGAAAAACATGAGATTGATTCTGCTACTATTGAACAAGTTATAACAGATTTAGAGAAAGATAAGTGGTTGGATGACCGTAAATATGTTGAGTCTTATGTCCGACAAAATGAATTAAATGGTGATAAAGGACCAATGATTCTGAAACAAAAATTAATGCAAAAAGGAATCTCCTCCCATTATATCGATCAAGAACTACAGAATAATGACTTTACTGAAATTGCCGATAAAGTTGCTAATAAAATAATTAAAAAATTTCAAGGTAAACTACCTCCTAAAGCACTTCAAGATAAGCTAACCCAGCAAATGGTTTCCAAAGGCTTTTCATTCGACCAAATCAAATCTGTTAAAGCAACTTTTGATTTCAATGAATATGATGATAATACTGATGACTTATTGGCAAAAGAATTAGAAAAAGCCTATCGTAAATATTCACGAAAATATGATGGTTATGATCTGAAACAAAGACTTTTCCAAGCTTTATATCGAAAAGGTTTTGACAGTGACGATATAAATAGAGAATTACGAGAATACTTATAA
- the rlmD gene encoding 23S rRNA (uracil(1939)-C(5))-methyltransferase RlmD has translation MNYLKERQKIPLKIKRIGINGEGIGFYKKTLVFVPGALKGEDIFCQITSVKRNFVEAKLLTINKVSKDRVEPRCPIYKECGGCQIMHLAYPKQLVFKTDVIRQALKKFKPEGYESYPIRETLGMDEPWHYRAKLQFQTRQFGGKIRAGLFAENSHHLVTIENCLVQDKDTQLVINSIVKLLDKHKLPIFNERKIDGLRTVMIRKAVASKKIQVILITSKALRLTDFINDLVKEHPQIMTIALNHNKSKSSDIYGESTEIIWGEDKIEEEVLDYQFSLSPRAFYQLNPKQTQVLYQEIKNALQVTATDHIIDAYCGVGTIGFAFANQVASIRGMDIVPEAIADAKQNAQDLAIVNTLYETGKAEEIIPKWYQSGYRADAIIVDPPRTGLDDKLLQTIITYQPEKMVYVSCNTSTLARDLVSLTKVYKVEYIQSVDMFPHTARTEAVVKLTKK, from the coding sequence ATGAACTATCTTAAAGAACGACAAAAAATTCCATTAAAAATTAAACGAATAGGAATTAATGGTGAAGGTATTGGTTTTTATAAAAAAACCTTAGTATTCGTACCTGGTGCATTAAAAGGAGAGGATATTTTTTGTCAAATAACCTCTGTCAAACGAAATTTTGTCGAAGCAAAGCTATTAACCATAAATAAAGTCTCAAAAGATCGTGTAGAGCCAAGATGTCCCATCTATAAGGAGTGTGGCGGGTGTCAAATTATGCATTTGGCTTATCCAAAGCAGCTCGTGTTCAAGACTGATGTCATCCGACAAGCCTTGAAAAAATTTAAACCTGAAGGTTATGAAAGTTATCCAATCCGTGAAACACTTGGTATGGATGAACCTTGGCATTATCGAGCCAAACTGCAATTTCAAACCAGACAATTTGGCGGAAAAATTCGAGCTGGCTTATTTGCTGAGAATAGCCATCACTTAGTCACGATTGAAAATTGTTTAGTTCAAGATAAAGATACTCAACTTGTGATTAATAGTATTGTAAAATTATTAGATAAGCACAAACTTCCTATTTTTAATGAGCGAAAAATTGACGGCTTACGAACAGTGATGATTCGCAAAGCTGTGGCAAGCAAAAAAATACAAGTCATTCTGATTACTAGTAAAGCTTTAAGATTAACTGACTTTATTAATGATTTGGTTAAGGAGCATCCTCAAATTATGACAATTGCACTTAACCATAACAAATCAAAATCGAGCGATATCTACGGGGAGTCAACAGAGATTATTTGGGGAGAAGATAAAATTGAGGAAGAAGTCTTAGACTATCAATTTAGCTTATCCCCACGAGCATTTTATCAGCTCAATCCCAAGCAGACACAAGTTCTTTATCAAGAAATAAAAAATGCTCTACAAGTAACAGCAACCGACCATATTATTGATGCTTATTGTGGAGTTGGGACAATTGGCTTTGCTTTTGCTAATCAAGTTGCTAGCATCAGAGGAATGGATATCGTACCTGAGGCCATCGCTGACGCCAAACAAAATGCACAAGATTTGGCTATTGTTAATACCTTGTATGAAACAGGAAAAGCTGAGGAAATAATCCCTAAATGGTATCAGTCAGGTTACCGAGCTGATGCTATAATAGTAGACCCTCCAAGAACTGGTTTAGATGATAAACTATTGCAAACAATTATTACTTATCAGCCAGAAAAGATGGTTTATGTCTCTTGTAATACATCAACATTAGCTAGAGATTTAGTTTCTTTAACAAAAGTTTACAAGGTTGAGTATATTCAATCAGTCGATATGTTTCCTCATACAGCCAGAACAGAAGCAGTAGTTAAATTAACAAAAAAATAA
- the ntdP gene encoding nucleoside tri-diphosphate phosphatase, producing the protein MKLPKEGDFITIQSYKHDGRLHRTWRDTMVLKTTENALIGVNDHTLVTESDGRRWVTREPAIIYFHKKYWFNIIAMIRDNGISYYCNLASPYVLDGEALKYIDYDLDVKVFADGEKRLLDVDEYEQHKKEMHYTEDMDYILKENVKILVDWINSGKGPFSEEYIAIWYKRYLELKNR; encoded by the coding sequence ATGAAGTTACCTAAAGAAGGCGACTTTATTACAATTCAAAGTTATAAGCATGATGGTAGGTTGCACCGAACTTGGCGTGATACTATGGTACTAAAAACAACTGAAAATGCTCTTATCGGCGTAAATGATCATACATTAGTAACAGAAAGTGATGGTAGACGATGGGTTACAAGAGAACCAGCAATTATCTATTTTCACAAGAAGTACTGGTTTAATATTATTGCTATGATAAGAGACAATGGCATTTCTTACTACTGTAATTTAGCAAGCCCCTATGTGCTTGATGGTGAAGCCCTCAAATATATTGACTATGATTTAGATGTCAAAGTATTTGCTGATGGGGAAAAACGATTATTAGATGTTGATGAGTATGAACAACATAAAAAAGAAATGCACTATACAGAAGATATGGATTATATCCTGAAAGAAAATGTAAAAATTCTTGTTGATTGGATAAACAGCGGGAAAGGACCTTTTTCTGAAGAGTATATCGCTATTTGGTACAAACGTTATCTTGAACTGAAGAATCGTTAA
- a CDS encoding DUF960 domain-containing protein, with translation MAFQNTKERYASFGIATSIPPEIIDSFWAFIDNNLKGVFKLDNILVFRILDNKKKTAIEYHDQKNKVRIVIDTPYTYDPFLPKVIYIVDNNGTETILLGHEIY, from the coding sequence ATGGCATTTCAAAACACGAAAGAACGCTATGCCAGTTTCGGCATTGCTACAAGTATTCCCCCTGAAATCATTGACTCTTTTTGGGCATTTATCGACAATAACCTAAAAGGTGTTTTTAAGTTAGACAATATCCTTGTTTTTCGAATTCTCGATAATAAGAAAAAAACTGCTATTGAATACCATGATCAGAAAAACAAAGTAAGAATAGTCATTGATACACCATATACATATGACCCATTTTTGCCTAAAGTCATCTATATTGTTGATAACAATGGTACAGAAACTATATTACTAGGACATGAAATCTACTAA
- the hpf gene encoding ribosome hibernation-promoting factor, HPF/YfiA family has protein sequence MIRFSIRGENIEVTEAIRDYVESKLSKIEKYFVEDNEIDTRVNLKVYREKTAKVEVTIILGSMTLRAEDVSQDMYGSIDLVVDKIERQIRKNKTKIAKKHREKMPTGQVFTTEFEAEEVEETPEIRVVRTKNVTLKPMDIEEARLQMELLGHDFYIYTDAENGETNVLYKREDGDLGLIEAK, from the coding sequence ATGATTAGATTTAGTATTCGTGGAGAAAACATCGAAGTTACAGAAGCAATTCGCGATTATGTTGAATCAAAGCTTTCAAAAATTGAAAAGTACTTTGTTGAAGACAATGAAATAGATACTCGTGTCAACTTAAAAGTATATCGTGAAAAGACGGCAAAAGTAGAAGTTACAATTATTTTAGGCTCAATGACTCTACGAGCAGAAGATGTCTCACAAGATATGTATGGCTCAATTGATTTGGTGGTAGATAAAATTGAACGTCAAATCAGAAAGAACAAAACTAAAATTGCCAAAAAACATCGTGAAAAAATGCCAACCGGCCAAGTCTTTACAACAGAGTTTGAAGCGGAAGAGGTGGAAGAAACTCCTGAAATTCGCGTAGTCAGAACTAAAAATGTAACTCTAAAACCAATGGATATTGAAGAGGCACGTTTACAAATGGAATTACTCGGCCATGACTTCTATATTTATACAGACGCTGAAAACGGCGAAACGAATGTACTATATAAGCGTGAAGATGGCGATCTAGGATTAATTGAAGCGAAGTAA